The proteins below come from a single Serratia ficaria genomic window:
- a CDS encoding GLUG motif-containing protein has translation MNKIYALVWNPAQECWNVVSEHCSRRGKGSAKRRLAVALSLLGLTALEPAHALPTGQNIVAGQGSITTNGQSMTVNQQSDKLITQWDAFNVGRDESLTFKQPGRGSVALNRVMGVNGSDIQGKIDANGKVFIVNPNGVIFGKTAQVNVGGLVASTRDISNADFLAGKNRFVGTSQAEVRNEGVLNAAQAGSIALLGAQVNNQGVILAQMGSIALGAGDDITLNFDGDNLLNLKIDGAAAKALVQNGGLLKADGGQVLMTARTAGDMLQTVVNNRGAIEATTLNNQAGRIVLDGGERGVVNVAGRLDASANAGDGGVIETRGARVAVQTATQITTRATAGKTGNWKLTATDVNVGDGATLKADTLSTALTNSNVELVSTQGDVAISAPVAWQSANKLSLTAERAGININAPLKATGAGAGLALNHKTGYTLNNAASVQLSGNGASFSLNGESYKVVQNLAQLLDINKDLNARYVLGNNINDRSRINAIGGNGAFSGTFEGLGNTLQGLTIGGNGPYVGLFGASTGKISNLNLDSITVITNGRSQFSGSLAGYNAGTIQNVKATNVNVSGSGDLGGLVGANMGTLSNVLVSGRVNGSNSRFVGGLVGVNFGNAGRIDNSQANVNVFSNVLDTDGNGGVGGLVGRNAAVIANSTSQGTVGASGNAVNIGGLAGLNTGRITHALSNAAVAGNRGSLTGGLVGLNQGDISNSAAVGYVTGNGSKAIGGLVGRNEGALRDVQANGDVLDTGSRNVGGLIGINETASELKNVQAKNAVTGGDNANVGGLVGLNKAGKIANASAGGKVSGGDNSLVGGLIGDNYGSLSNVSADTEVRAGKASRAGGLIGRNGAVVVSNADVRGSVVGAFSQALGGLIGENNGGTLDRVSADTRVAAGDDAMAGGLVGNHRGGRISNAKTAGSVSAAANSRVGGLVGNNEYGNISNSQSSARVKGGYNSDVGGLVGYNQGALSQVQASGDVEGGDVSRVGGLVGIHAYGASGDILQASASGNVTGKAGSNVGGIAGKNDGLIRHASASGKISSAEASMRGGLVGFNTGKIYDSSFSGSVMPKQFDGQWVGSLVGINAMGYLRNNSVSGVSASLPKAGLNFDGAIE, from the coding sequence ATGAATAAAATTTACGCACTGGTATGGAACCCGGCTCAGGAATGCTGGAACGTCGTCAGCGAACACTGCAGCCGCCGCGGCAAGGGCAGCGCCAAACGCCGCCTAGCGGTGGCGCTGTCGCTGCTGGGTCTGACGGCGCTGGAACCGGCCCACGCCTTGCCGACCGGGCAAAATATCGTCGCCGGCCAGGGCAGCATCACCACCAACGGCCAGAGCATGACGGTCAATCAGCAGAGCGACAAGCTGATTACCCAATGGGACGCTTTCAATGTCGGCCGGGATGAAAGCCTGACCTTCAAACAGCCGGGCCGCGGCTCGGTGGCGCTGAACCGCGTGATGGGCGTTAACGGCAGCGATATTCAGGGGAAAATAGACGCCAACGGTAAAGTTTTCATCGTCAACCCTAACGGCGTTATTTTCGGCAAGACCGCCCAGGTGAACGTCGGCGGGCTGGTGGCTTCGACGCGCGACATCAGCAACGCCGACTTCCTGGCCGGCAAAAACCGCTTCGTCGGCACATCGCAGGCGGAAGTTCGCAACGAGGGCGTTCTGAATGCCGCCCAGGCAGGCAGCATTGCCCTCCTCGGCGCCCAGGTCAATAACCAGGGGGTGATCCTGGCGCAGATGGGCAGCATCGCGCTGGGCGCGGGTGATGACATTACCCTGAACTTCGACGGCGATAATTTATTAAACCTGAAAATTGACGGCGCCGCCGCCAAGGCGCTGGTGCAAAACGGTGGCCTGCTGAAAGCCGATGGCGGCCAGGTGCTGATGACCGCCAGAACGGCCGGCGACATGCTGCAAACCGTGGTGAACAACCGGGGCGCCATCGAAGCGACCACGCTGAACAATCAGGCGGGCCGCATCGTGCTGGATGGCGGCGAACGCGGCGTGGTGAACGTCGCCGGGCGACTGGACGCCAGCGCCAATGCCGGCGATGGCGGCGTGATTGAAACCCGCGGCGCACGCGTGGCGGTGCAGACGGCGACGCAGATAACCACCCGGGCGACCGCCGGCAAGACCGGCAATTGGAAACTGACCGCCACCGACGTTAACGTCGGCGATGGCGCCACCCTCAAGGCCGACACCCTGTCGACCGCGCTGACCAACAGCAACGTTGAGCTGGTCAGCACCCAGGGTGACGTCGCCATTTCCGCGCCGGTCGCCTGGCAGAGCGCCAACAAGCTGTCGCTGACGGCCGAACGCGCCGGGATCAACATCAATGCTCCGCTGAAGGCCACCGGCGCAGGCGCCGGCCTGGCGCTGAATCATAAGACCGGCTATACGCTGAATAACGCCGCGTCAGTCCAGCTATCCGGCAACGGAGCCTCGTTCAGCCTCAATGGCGAAAGTTACAAAGTGGTGCAGAATCTGGCCCAGTTGCTCGATATCAACAAGGATTTAAACGCCCGCTATGTATTAGGCAACAACATTAACGACAGAAGCAGAATCAATGCGATTGGCGGCAATGGCGCGTTTTCCGGCACCTTCGAGGGGTTGGGCAATACGCTGCAAGGGCTGACCATCGGCGGCAACGGGCCTTATGTTGGCCTGTTCGGCGCTTCGACCGGTAAAATCAGCAACCTGAATCTGGACTCGATAACGGTCATCACCAACGGGCGCTCGCAGTTTTCCGGCTCCCTGGCGGGATACAACGCGGGGACCATCCAGAACGTCAAAGCAACCAACGTCAACGTTAGCGGCAGCGGCGATCTCGGCGGGCTGGTCGGGGCCAATATGGGCACCTTGTCCAACGTGCTGGTCAGCGGCAGAGTCAACGGCAGCAATTCCCGCTTTGTCGGCGGCCTGGTGGGCGTCAACTTTGGCAACGCCGGCCGGATAGACAACAGCCAGGCGAACGTCAACGTATTCAGCAACGTGCTCGACACCGACGGCAACGGCGGCGTTGGTGGCCTGGTCGGCAGAAATGCCGCGGTTATCGCCAACTCAACCAGCCAGGGCACGGTCGGCGCATCAGGCAACGCGGTGAATATCGGCGGGCTGGCGGGGCTGAATACCGGCCGCATCACCCATGCGCTGTCGAACGCCGCCGTGGCCGGCAACCGCGGCAGCCTGACGGGCGGCCTGGTCGGCCTTAACCAGGGCGACATCAGCAATTCGGCCGCCGTGGGTTACGTCACCGGCAACGGCAGCAAGGCCATCGGCGGATTGGTTGGGCGCAACGAAGGCGCGCTGCGCGACGTCCAGGCTAACGGCGACGTGCTGGACACCGGCAGCCGCAACGTCGGCGGCTTAATCGGCATCAATGAGACGGCCTCGGAGCTTAAAAACGTTCAGGCGAAAAACGCGGTCACCGGCGGCGACAATGCCAACGTCGGCGGGTTGGTCGGCCTGAACAAGGCGGGCAAAATCGCTAACGCCTCCGCCGGCGGCAAAGTCAGCGGGGGAGACAACAGCCTGGTCGGAGGGCTGATCGGCGATAACTACGGCAGCCTGAGCAACGTCAGCGCAGACACCGAGGTGCGTGCCGGTAAAGCCAGCCGCGCCGGCGGACTGATTGGCCGCAACGGCGCCGTCGTCGTCAGCAACGCCGACGTGCGCGGCAGCGTGGTCGGCGCCTTCAGCCAGGCGTTGGGCGGGTTGATCGGTGAAAATAACGGCGGAACGCTCGATCGGGTCAGCGCGGATACCCGCGTCGCCGCCGGCGACGACGCCATGGCCGGCGGCCTGGTCGGCAACCACCGGGGGGGGCGCATCAGCAACGCCAAAACCGCCGGCAGCGTCAGCGCCGCGGCCAACAGCCGGGTAGGCGGCCTGGTGGGCAACAACGAGTACGGCAATATCAGCAACTCGCAGTCCAGTGCCCGTGTCAAAGGCGGCTACAACAGTGACGTCGGCGGCCTGGTGGGCTATAACCAGGGCGCACTCTCGCAGGTGCAGGCCTCCGGCGACGTTGAAGGCGGGGATGTCAGCCGCGTTGGCGGCCTGGTGGGCATACACGCCTACGGCGCCTCCGGCGATATCCTACAGGCGAGCGCCTCCGGTAACGTCACCGGTAAAGCCGGCAGCAACGTCGGCGGCATCGCAGGCAAAAATGACGGCCTCATCAGGCACGCGTCCGCCTCGGGCAAAATCAGCAGCGCGGAAGCCTCGATGCGCGGCGGATTAGTCGGTTTCAACACCGGCAAAATCTACGACTCTTCGTTCAGCGGTTCGGTGATGCCGAAGCAGTTTGACGGGCAGTGGGTGGGCAGCCTGGTCGGGATAAACGCGATGGGTTATCTGCGGAACAACAGCGTTTCCGGCGTCTCGGCGAGCCTGCCGAAGGCGGGGCTGAATTTCGACGGCGCTATCGAGTAA
- the murA gene encoding UDP-N-acetylglucosamine 1-carboxyvinyltransferase — protein MDKFRVQGRTRLSGEVSISGAKNAALPILFAALLAEEPVELQNVPKLKDIDTTIKLLSQLGAKIERNGSVFVDASGVNEFCAPYDLVKTMRASIWALGPLVARFGRGQVSLPGGCAIGARPVDLHITGLEQLGAEIKLEEGYVKASVEGRLKGAHIVMDKVSVGATVTIMSAATLATGVTVIENAAREPEIVDTANFLNTLGAKITGAGSDKITIEGVERLGGGVYRVLPDRIETGTFLIAAAVSGGKVLCRDTRPDTLDAVLAKLREAGADIEVGEDWISLDMHGKRPKAVTVRTAPHPGFPTDMQAQFSLLNLVAEGTGVITETIFENRFMHVPELIRMGAHAEIESNTVICHGVEQLSGAQVMATDLRASASLVIAGCIADGVTVVDRIYHIDRGYDRIEDKLRAMGANIERVKGE, from the coding sequence ATGGATAAATTTCGTGTGCAGGGTCGGACCCGCCTGAGCGGTGAAGTGTCTATTTCCGGGGCTAAAAACGCCGCCCTGCCGATCCTGTTCGCCGCGCTGTTGGCGGAAGAGCCGGTCGAGCTGCAGAATGTCCCCAAGCTGAAGGACATCGATACCACCATTAAGCTACTCAGCCAGTTGGGCGCCAAGATCGAACGCAACGGCTCGGTGTTTGTCGACGCCAGCGGCGTGAACGAGTTCTGCGCGCCGTACGACCTGGTGAAAACCATGCGCGCCTCCATCTGGGCGCTGGGGCCGCTGGTGGCGCGTTTCGGCCGCGGCCAGGTTTCTCTGCCGGGCGGCTGCGCGATCGGCGCGCGCCCGGTCGATCTGCACATTACCGGTCTGGAGCAGCTGGGCGCCGAAATCAAACTGGAAGAAGGCTACGTCAAGGCTTCCGTCGAAGGCCGCCTGAAGGGCGCGCATATCGTGATGGACAAGGTGAGCGTCGGCGCTACCGTGACCATCATGAGCGCCGCCACCCTGGCGACCGGCGTGACCGTGATCGAGAACGCCGCGCGTGAGCCGGAGATTGTCGATACCGCCAACTTCCTCAACACGCTGGGCGCTAAAATCACCGGCGCCGGCAGCGACAAAATCACCATCGAAGGCGTCGAACGTCTGGGCGGCGGCGTGTACCGCGTGCTGCCTGACCGTATCGAAACCGGCACCTTCCTGATCGCCGCCGCGGTTTCCGGCGGCAAAGTGCTGTGCCGCGATACCCGTCCGGACACGCTGGATGCGGTGCTGGCCAAGCTGCGCGAGGCCGGGGCGGATATCGAAGTGGGCGAAGACTGGATCAGCCTGGACATGCACGGCAAACGTCCGAAGGCGGTCACCGTGCGCACTGCGCCGCACCCGGGCTTCCCGACCGATATGCAGGCCCAGTTCAGCCTGTTGAACCTGGTGGCGGAAGGCACCGGCGTGATCACCGAAACCATTTTCGAAAACCGCTTTATGCACGTGCCGGAGCTGATCCGCATGGGCGCGCACGCGGAGATCGAGAGCAACACTGTGATTTGCCACGGCGTTGAGCAGCTCTCCGGCGCTCAGGTGATGGCGACCGATCTGCGCGCTTCCGCCAGCCTGGTGATCGCCGGCTGTATCGCCGACGGCGTGACCGTGGTTGATCGCATCTATCATATCGATCGCGGTTATGATCGTATCGAAGACAAGCTGCGCGCCATGGGGGCGAACATCGAGCGAGTGAAGGGCGAGTAA
- the ibaG gene encoding BolA family iron metabolism protein IbaG gives METNEIKDVLMQALALDEAHVTGDGSHFQVIVVGELFAAMSRVKKQQTVYAPLMEYIADNRIHALSIKAYTPEEWQRDRKLNGF, from the coding sequence ATGGAAACCAACGAGATTAAAGACGTGCTGATGCAGGCATTGGCACTGGACGAAGCGCACGTGACGGGCGACGGCAGCCACTTCCAGGTGATCGTGGTCGGCGAACTGTTTGCCGCCATGAGCCGCGTCAAAAAGCAACAGACGGTCTATGCGCCGCTGATGGAATACATTGCCGACAACCGCATTCACGCCTTGTCGATCAAAGCGTACACCCCTGAAGAGTGGCAGCGAGACCGCAAACTCAACGGATTTTAA
- the mlaB gene encoding lipid asymmetry maintenance protein MlaB — MSAALSFESQQQTLILRGELDRETLLPLWRQRDALLADKTAIDVAQLQRVDSSGLALLLHLREQQRQRGVELKISGATDRLKTLVALYNLQAIMPVDTAG, encoded by the coding sequence ATGTCGGCGGCGCTCAGCTTTGAATCGCAGCAGCAAACGCTGATTTTACGCGGTGAGCTGGATCGGGAAACGCTGCTGCCGCTGTGGCGGCAGCGGGACGCGTTGCTGGCGGATAAAACTGCGATCGACGTGGCGCAGCTGCAGCGCGTCGACTCTTCCGGGCTGGCGCTGCTGCTGCATCTGCGTGAACAACAGCGCCAGCGCGGCGTGGAGCTAAAAATTTCCGGCGCCACCGATCGGCTGAAAACGCTGGTCGCGCTCTATAATCTGCAAGCCATAATGCCTGTCGATACCGCTGGTTAG